The genomic segment GAACACCTGCTTGACGCCGTACTTCAAGCCGCGGTTGAGCGGGTCACGCAGGTGGTAGCGGTCCAGGAATTCCTGGCCGACCAGCGGGGTGACGAGCGCCAGACCGATATCGGTCAGGGAGCGCTTGTGCTTGTACTGCCCGACCGCGCTGTCGCGGGCCCGGGTACTGGTGGATTTCGGGGGGAGTGTGTTGGTCATAGTGGCAGCCTCGTCGATGGTGGGCGTCCTGATCTGATGTCGCTCGGACCTATCTTACTCCAAAGTAAGGTAGATGCCGAAACCCTTGGCGACCCGCAGGTTTTGTTGAGTAGGTCACATGACCGCGGATATCGGGTAGCGGTCTACTCGCACCGCCGCGGCTTCGGCGTTCGAGACTCGATGTGCGAGTTGTTCGAGCACGGCTGGGGGCCGACATGACCATCACAATCGACGCGCCGCGGATGCCGAATGTATTCGACGCGGGGTTGCCCACCGTGGACTACGACAATGAGACGGATCCCTACAGGGCGCTGGCAATGCTGCGGCGCGCGCGCCGGCAGGCTCCGATCGCGCTCGGTCCGCACGGTCCGGAATTCCTGGCCTACGACATCGTCCACGAGGCATCACGCGACCGCAGATTCGTTGTGCCGCAGGGGATGTTCCTCGCATCGCAGGGCATCACGTCCGGTCCGCTGTGGGATCGGGTGGTTGCCACGATCATCAACATGGACGGTGACGAGCACCATCGGCTGCGCCGGCTGGTGTGCAAGGCGTTCACGCCGAGAGCCACGGAACGTCTGCGCACCACCGTCACCGAGGTCATCAACGGACTGATCGACACGTGCACGGCCGACGGCCGGTGCGACGTCGTCTCCGACATCGCGCGGCATTACCCGATCCCGATCATCTGTGCCCTGCTCGGCGTACCAGGCGGGGACTGGGAGCACTTCGCACGCTGGACCGACGAGTTCTTCAAGGCCTTCAGCTGGAATGTCGCCGAAAACGAACCGTCGATCCTGGCCGCCTGGGAAGAGCTGGACGACTATGTCGACGCGATGGTCGCCGAACGACGGCACGAACTCACCGATGACCTGGTCTCCGATCTGATCCGAGCCGAAGACGAGGGTGACCGCCTGACCATCGAGGAACTGCGGATGCTGGTGGCCGGCCTACTGATGGCCGGCACCGATACCACCAGGAACCAGCTCGCCGCGTCGGTGTCCGTGCTGTGCGAGCATCCCGACCAGTGGGCGCTGTTGGCCCGGCAACCCGACCTCGCCGCGCGTGCGGTCGAGGAGACGATGCGCCACTCCCCAATTGTGTTCGGCACGCTGCGTACCGTCGTCGAGGATGTCGAGGTCGCGGGCTACCGCGTCCCGGCGGGTACCTTGGTCATCCTCAATTCGGCTGCGGCGAACCGGGATTCGGGTGTCTGCGAGGATCCCGACCGGCTGGACATCACCCGCACCGCGGCGCTGCCGATGCAGACGTTCGGTGGGGGCGTGCACTACTGCCTCGGGGCCAACCTGGCTCGTCTCGAGCTGACCGAGGCGCTGACGGTCATGGCGCGACGCATGCCGAACATCCGTCGCACCGGGCCCGCGCCGTGGAAGCCGCTGAGCGGTTTGAGCGGACCCGCGACGCTGCCCGTCGCATTCGACCCGGGGTACTAGCCGCCCGCCAGACGCGCCAGCGTTGCGTCGTGCAGCAACCCGTTCGTGGCAACGGCGTGGCCACCGTGGGGGCCGGGTGCTCCGTCGAGATTGGTGAAGGTGCCGCCGGCTTCGCGGATCAAAATGTCCAGTGGGGCCAGGTCCCACAGCTTGACCTCGGGTTCGGCGGCGATATCGACGGCGCCCTCGGCGACCAGGCAGTAGGAGAAGAAGTCGCCGTAGGCGCGCACCCGCCACACGTCGTCGGTCAAAGCGAGGAACTGCTCGCGCCGCCCGAGATCGGCCCACCCGGACAGGCTAGAGAACGACAGGCTGGCTGAGCCCAAGTCCGCGACACCGGATACCGACAGAGTGCGCGCCGGCCCGTCGCCGGTCGTCGCGAACGCGCCCAGTCCGCGGCCCGCCCACCATCGCCGGTTCAACGCCGGAGCGCTCACCGCGCCGACAATCGGAATGCCGTCGTCGAGAAGCGCGATCAGGCTGGCCCACACCGGCACGCCACGGACGAAATTCTTGGTGCCGTCGATCGGGTCGATCACCCACTGCCTGCCTTGGAATTCGGCGGTGCCGCCGTACTCCTCACCGAGCACGGCATCATCCGGGCGCTCGCGGGACAAGACCTCCCGCAGGTCCGCCTCGACCGCCTCATCGGCGTCGGTGACCGGCGTGAGGTCGGGTTTGGTGTCGACACGCAGATCCAGTGCCCCGAACCGGTCGAGGGTGATCGCGTCGGCCCGGTCGGCGAGCTGCAACGCCACCGAGAGGTCTGCCCGTACATCGTGGCCGCTCATGCCAGCAGTCCTACCATGGCCGCATGTGGGAGTTCTTCGTGATACTGCTCATCGTCGGCGCGCTGGTCCTGGTTCTGGCGCCGCGCATCATGCGCCGTGGCCCACGCGGCGAGGTGGTGCACGGCACGCTGCTGGTGACCGGGGTGAGCCCACGCCCGGACGCCACCGGTGAGCAGTTCGTCACGATCAGCGGCGTCATCAACGGCCCGACGGTCAACGAGCACGTCGTCTATCAGCGGATGGCGGTCGATGTGAACAGCTGGCCGACGATGGGCCAGCTGATTCCAGTGGTGTACTCGCCGAAGAATCCGGACAACTGGAATTTCGCGCCGCCCGAGCAGGTCTAAGCCAACGAGATCGACGCCAGCGTGGTGCCTTCTCGAACTTCTGCGCGCTCACGTCGATCTCGATGCACCCTGAGCCGACTTAAGCCCGCGGCGCGTCCATGCACTGGTCGATGAGGCGGTCGATCACCGCCAGCAGTCCCTCGTCGAGCTCCGTGCGCGGCTGACCGCCGAGCGCGTTGGACATCGCATGGTGGTAGAGGCCGTCCCCGATGAGCTTGACCGTGCGCGCGACGTCACGGTCGCCGAGTGCCTCGGTCAGCACGCTTAGCCACTGGTCGGAGATCTGCTCGATGGCCGCCCGCGCCCGCGGATCGCCGGCCTGCTGCAGGCGGGCCACCGCGACCAGCGTGCGATCCAGGGGCGTGTTCGCGTAGTGGGAGGTGCGGATGTAGTGCCGTGCCGGCCCGTCGGCCGCGTTGCGCATTTTGTCGACGTCGTCGGCGGCCAGCGCGATCAGTCGCTCACACAGGGCTTCGGCGAGCTGGTCCTTGGACGGGAAGTGGTACAGGAGACCGCCCTTGGACACCCCCGCCCTGGCGGCCACCGCGTCCAGCGTGGCGTGGCGCTCGCCGTCGACGGCCAGCGCGTCGGCGTAGGCATCGAGGATGCGCTCACGCGAGGTCGCCATTGGCTGAGTTTATCGACTTTCGGACTGTACCGTCTGGACGGTACAGTCGAGGGGCATCGGAGTACTGAAACCAATTGATGGAGAGATAACCGTGCGCGCCTATGCCGAGCTCATTCGAGTTCCGGGCGTGGTCAACGTGACCGCCTCACAACTTTTCGCACGGTTGCCTCTGGGCATGCTGTCGCTGGCGATCCTGCTGCATGTGCAGGCCCGCACCGGTTCGTTCGCGGTGGCGGGCGCCGTCGTGGCGTGCACCAGCATCGGTGAAGCGATCGCCATGCCGATGACATCGCGTCTGCTCGGCCGCATCGGTATGGTCCCGACCCTGGTGTCCGCGGCCGTGGTCAACGGCATCTGCATGCTCGCGTTGGCCTTCGTCCACGTCCCCGGCCCGGTGCTGATGGGACTGGGCTTCCTGATCGGCGCCTCGGTGCCGCCGCTGCTGCCCGCCGTGCGCTCGCTGTACCCCCAGATGGTTCCGGGGGAGGGGCTGCGAGCCCTCTTCGCGTTGGATACCACTGCGCAGGAACTGATTTGGGTGATCGGCCCAGTCGCCGCCACATTCCTCGCGTCGGCCATCTCGACCGCGATCCCGCTGCTGTTCTCCGCCGGCGTCACGGTGGTGGGCACCGCGTGGTTCCTGCTGAGCGCGCGCCGGTTGAAGCCGCGCATCGATCGCAGCGTCGTCGCCTTCGGGCGAGTGCTGATCAACCCCGCCGTCATTCTGGCGATGGTGGCCAGCCTCGCGCTGGTGGCCTCCTTCATGGCGCTGGAAGTCGGCGTGCTCGCCCTGTTCGGCAACCACAACCTGTCGGCCGGGGTGGCACTGGGCGTGGCCAGCCTCGGCTCACTGATCGGCGGCGTGCTGTTCGGCCATCGTCACCTCGGCGTGCGCGGTCTGGCGACGTCCATGACCGTCGTCGCCGCGGGCACGGCGGTGTTCGGTCTGGTCGACGGATGGGCGCTGCAACTCACCGCACTGTTCGCCTCCGGACTCGGCTTCGCCCCCGCCCTGGCCGCCCTCTACGTGATGGTGTCGCGGGAAATCGCCGAGCACTCGGCCGCTGAGGCGTTCGGCTGGCTCAACAGCGGCGCGCTCGTCGGCGGCGCCATGGGCACCGCGATCGGCGGCGTGGTCGTCGACAGCTACGGCTCGTTCGCGGTGATCATGGTGTCCGCCGCGCTGGCTCTGCTCGCCGCGTGCACACCGCTCGTGGCGCGCACCGCCGGACCGGTCGGTGGGCTGTCGCGGGAGAAGGTCGTCTGCGAAATCTAGCCGTGGCCGATGCGCAGTAGCTCGGCCACGCTGGTGAGCTTGACCCGCGGGCGGCCGTGCGGCTCGCCCGCGCCCCGCTCGTGCGCGTCGATCAGCTTCCAGTGGTCGTCGGTGATCAGTTTGGGCTGCCGCGACAGCAGCCACTCGACGAGCGTCTCGCCGTGGTCGTCGCCGAAGTCGCCGAGCTCGCGGCCGTCGAGGTCGGCCAGCAGCGTCGCGACGGTGTCGGCGGAGTCCTTCTTGTTGCTGCCGATGACCCCGGACGGGCCGCGTTTGATCCAGCCGACGACGTACTCGTTGGCGCTGCCGTCGACGCGTCCGTCGGTGTGCGGGATGGTGCCCGAACGGTCGTCGAACGGCAGGCCCGGTGTCGGGATGCCGCGGTAGCCGACCGCACGCACCACCAGCTGGGCGGGCAGTTCCTCGCGCACGCCGGTGTCCTTGGCGACGATGCGGCCGCCCTCGTCGACGAGCTCGTTGCGGCCCAGCACCACCGACTCGACCCGGCCGTCGCCCTTGATCTCGATGGGCGAGGTTTGGAACCGAAACACGATGCGGCGCTTGGCTCCTCGCGGTTGGGTGTCGGCATACCCGCGCAGCACCTTGATGTTCAGCTTGACGGTCTTACCCGCCGCCTCCAGCTGTTCGTCGGTGATCGACTCGAAGTCGGCGGGGTCGACGATGACGTCCACGTCGGCCATGGCCTCCAGGTCGCCCAGCTCACGCAGCTCCAGCGTGGTGAACGTGGCCTGCAGTGGCCCGCGGCGGCCGATCACGACGACCTCCTCGACGCCTTTCGCGTGCAGCAGGTCGAGCGCATGGTCGGCGATGTCGGACTTCGCCAGCTCGCGGGGATCGCTGACGAGGATGCGCGCGACGTCGAGCGCGACGTTGCCGTTGCCAACGACGATGGCGCGCCCGGTCGACAGGTCCGGCGCCATGTCTTCGAAGTGGGGGTGCGCGTTGTACCAACCGACGAAGTCGACGGCGGCGACGCTGCCCTCCAGCTCCTCGCCGGGGATGCCGAGCGGGCGGTCCGACTGCGCCCCGATCGCATACACGACGGCGTCGTACTTCTGTGCCAGTTCCTGCGCCTGTACGTGCTCGCCGACGCGGATGTTGCCGAAGAACCGGAACCGCTCATCGAGCGAGGTCTTCTCGAATTGGGCGCTGATGGTCTTGATCTTGGGATGGTCTGGCGCCACGCCGGAGCGCACCAAACCAAAGGGGGTGGGCAGCATCTCGAGCATGTCGACGTGCACATCGGGCCCGCCGGCGGCGACCGAACTGTCCGCGAACTTCAGCAGCGATGCCGCCGCGAAGTATCCGGAAGGGCCTGCACCAACGATCGCGACAAAGTAAGGACGCATCCTCGCGCTTTCTCTCCGGACCCGGCTGCGCGCAAGGGGCTGTCGCGTCGCAGTCGAGAAGCACCGCTATGGGCTGAGCGGCGCCACATCCTGGTTGACAAATGTGATGCTAGTCGCGCGACCGGCGCGGCAACCCCAGAAGTCTCAGGAGCTGCCGTGGATCACAACGTGTCGCGGCGCCGGTACCCTGAGGAGCCGTGGACCTCGATCGTCAGTCAGATATCGCCGCCCTCGACACCACCTTGACGACGGTGGAGCGAGTGCTCGACATCGATGGGCTGCGCGCGAAGATCGAGAAGCTCGAACACGAGGCCGCCGACCCGAATCTGTGGAACGACCAGAGCCACGCCCAGCGCGTCACCAGTGAACTCTCCCACGCCCAAGGTGAACTGCGTCGCGTCGAAGGCTTGCGCAGCCGCCTCGAGGATCTGCCGGTGCTCTACGAATTGGCGGCCGAAGAGGGCGGCGACGACGAGCTCGCCGAGGCCGACGCCGAACTCAAATCCTTGCAGGCCGACATCGAACAGATGGAGGTCCGGACCCTGCTGTCCGGCGAGTACGACGAGCGCGAGGCCGTCGTCACCATCCGGTCCGGTGCGGGTGGCGTCGACGCCGCCGATTGGGCCGAGATGCTGATGCGGATGTACATCCGCTGGGCCGAGCAGCACAACTACGGCGTCGAGGTGTTCGACACCTCCTACGCCGAAGAGGCGGGCATCAAGAGCGCGACGTTCGCCGTCCACGCGCCCTACGCCTACGGCACGCTCTCGGTCGAGCAGGGCACCCACCGGCTGGTGCGCATCAGCCCGTTCGACAACCAGAACCGGCGCCAGACCTCGTTCGCCGATGTCGAGGTGCTGCCGGTCGTGGAGACCACCGACCACATCGAGATCCCCGAAGGCGATCTGCGCGTCGACGTCTACCGCTCCAGCGGTCCCGGCGGTCAGTCGGTCAACACCACCGACTCCGCAGTCCGACTGACACACATCCCCACCGGCATCGTCGTCACCTGCCAGAACGAGAAGTCGCAGCTGCAGAACAAGGTGTCAGCGATGCGTGTTCTGCAGGCCAAGCTCCTGGAACGCAAACGACAAGAGGAACGCGCCGAGCTCGATGCCCTCAAGGGCGACGGCGGGAGTTCCTGGGGCAACCAGATGCGCTCCTACGTTCTGCACCCCTACCAAATGGTCAAGGATCTGCGCACCGAGTACGAGGTCGGCAATCCTGCGGCGGTCCTGGATGGGGACATCGACGGGTTCCTGGAAGCGGGGATCCGGTGGCGCAACCGACGAGATGACGACGACTAGCACCTACCTGGCATTTGGCCTTGCCGATCACTGGAGCAACTTCTGGCACGGCCAGTACGGCGTGTGGATCGTGACCAGAGGCGTCCGCATCGCACTGTTGCTGATCGGCGGGCTGTTGGGCGCGCGGTTCATCAACTGGCTGTCCCGCAGGATTACCCGGCGCATCGACGCGCAGTACCAGCAGACCGACCAGATCGTCCGTACCGAGAGCGCCAAGCATCAGCAGGCCGTGGCCTCAGTGGTGTCCTGGGTGTCGATCGCACTGCTGTTCGTGATGGTCGTCGTCGAGATCGGTGACGTCTTGTCGATACCGGTCAGTTCGCTCGCCGCGCCCGCAGCAGTGTTGGGTGCCGCCTTGGGTTTCGGTGCGCAGAACCTGGTGAAGGACATGTTGGCCGGGTTCTTCATCATCACCGAGCGGCAGTACGGCTTTGGTGACCTGGTTCAGCTGAGCATGGTCGGCGCCCCGAAAGACTCGCTCGGCACCGTCGAGGAGGTCACCCTGCGGGTGACCAAGCTCCGCACGCCCGAAGGCGAGATGTACACCGTGCCCAACGGGAACATCGTCAGATCGTTGAACCTGTCGAAGGACTGGGCGCGAGCGGTCGTCGATGTCCCGGTGCCCACCTCCGCCGACCTCAACCGCGTCAACGACGTGCTGCACACCGTGTGCAACGACGCGATGCTCGACGAGGATCTGCGAAAGCTACTTCTGGACAAGCCGGCCTTGATGGGTGTGGAGAGTCTCGAGGTCGATTCGGTCAATCTGCGGATGGTGGCCCGCACCCTGCCCGGTAAACAGTTCGACGTCGGCCGCCGGCTGCGGGTGATGGTGATCGCCGCCCTGGCGCAGGCGGGCATCACCACCCCGGCGGAGAAGACCCCCACACTGGGCGCGATGACTCCGTCGGGAACGAGCGACGATGTAGCCCGCAGTCAGGACAAAGCGCAGTGACCAATCAATCGAGCAAGTCGAAGCGCGATGATCGCGGCTGGCCGACATATCTTCCGGGTGGTCGCATCCGCACGTCCACTGCGGGCCTGATGGTGTCCTTCGTCGCCCTCTTCTGGGTGTACCAGAACTACGAGCCGCCCTCGCCGCAGCCAGCTCCCGCGAACCAAGTGGTGCCGCCGGGCTTCGTGCCCGACCCGTCGTACACGTGGGTGCCCCGCACCGATGTCCGGGACCGCACCACGACCACGAGGACGACGACCACAACGACGACGACGGAGACGACGACCCCGACGGAGACGACGACTCCGACCACGTCACCCACGTCACCCACGTCACCGACGTCCACGACGTCGCCGAGCCCGGCGCCGTTTCAGATCCCTGGGCTGCCCACTCCGACCCCGTCACCTGCGCCGGTCCCCACCCCGGCACCGGGCCAGGGGCCCATGGTGACGCCCGCGGCGCCGACGCAGTAGCCGGGCCGGCGGCCGTGGACGGCTACACTGGCGTGCCGTGATGATCACCCTCGACCATGTCAGTAAGCAGTACAAGTCGTCGGCACGGCCAGCCCTCGACAACGTCAGCGTCAAGATCGACAAGGGTGAGTTCGTCTTCCTCATCGGCCCGTCCGGCTCCGGCAAGTCCACGTTCATGCGGCTGCTGCTGGCCGAGGAAACACCCACCTCCGGCGACCTGCAGGTGTCGAAGTTCCACGTCAACAAGCTCTCCGGTCGCCAGGTGCCCAAGCTGCGCCAGGTGATCGGCTGCGTGTTCCAGGACTTCCGGCTGCTGCAGCAGAAGACGGTGTTCGAGAACGTCGCCTTCGCCCTGGAGGTGATCGGCAAGAAACCCGACACCATCAACCGCGTGGTGCCCGAAGTCCTAGAGATGGTGGGTCTGTCGGGCAAGGCCAACCGGCTGCCGGCCGAGCTGTCCGGCGGTGAGCAGCAGCGCGTGGCGATCGCGCGCGCCTTCGTCAACCGCCCCCTGGTGCTGCTGGCCGATGAGCCCACCGGCAACCTGGACCCGGAAACCAGTAAGGACATCATGGATCTGCTCGAGCGGATCAACCGCACGGGCACCACCGTGTTGATGGCCACCCACGACCACCACATCGTCGACTCCATGCGCCAGCGCGTGGTGGAGCTGTCCCTGGGCAGGCTCGTCCGCGATGAGCAGCGTGGTGTCTACGGAATGGATCGTTAAGTGCGCTTCGGCTTCCTAGTCAACGAGGTCTTCACCGGGCTTCGCCGCAACGTCACCATGACGGTGGCCATGATTCTGACGACGGCCATCTCGATCGGCTTGTTCGGCGGTGGCCTGCTGGTGGTGCGCCTGGCCGACCACTCGCGCAACATCTACCTCGACCGCGTCGAAACCCAGGTGTTCCTGACCAACGACGTGTCGGCCAACGACCCCACCTGTGACGCCGACCCCTGTAAAGCGTTGCGCGCCAAGATCGAAGCTCGCAATGATGTGCGTTCGGTCCGGTTCCTGAACCGCGATGACGCCTACAACGACGCCACCCGCAAGTTTCCGCAGTACAAGGACGTCGCGAGCAAGGACTCGTTCCCGGCGTCGTTCATCGTCAAGCTGGACAATCCCGAGCAGCACAAGGATTTCGATGCCGCGATGGTGGGCCAGCCCGGTGTGCTCAACGTGCTGAATCAGAAGGAGTTGATCGATCGGCTCTTCGCGGTGCTCGACGGGCTGTCGGCGGCGGCGTTCGCGGTCGCGGTGGTGCAGGCGATCGGTGCGATTCTGTTGATCGCCAACATGGTTCAAGTCGCGGCCTACACCAGACGCACGGAGATCGGGATCATGCGCATGGTGGGTGCCACGCGGTGGTACACCCAGCTGCCATTCCTCCTGGAGGCGGTGCTGGCGGCGACCATCGGTGTGGTGATCGCGATCGTCGGGTTGATCGTGGTGCGGGCGGCGTTCCTGGAGAACGCGCTCAACCAGTTCTACCAGGCCAATCTGATCGCCCGGATCGACTACGCCGACATCCTCTACATATCGCCGATCATGTTCGGCGTCGGCGTGTTGATGGCCGGTCTCACCGGCTACGTCACGCTGCGCCTGTACGTACGGCGGTAGCGGTGGCCAAGAATCCGGACAAGAAACCCGAACGCAAGATCGTCGCCTCCAATCGCAAGGCGCGGCACAACTATTCGATCCTCGACACCTACGAGGCCGGAGTTGTCCTGCAGGGCACCGAGGTGAAGAGTCTGCGGGAAGGCCACGCATCGCTGGCCGATGCGTTCGCCACCGTCGACGACGGCGAGATCTGGTTGCGCAATCTGCACATCCCGGAGTATCACCACGGCACCTGGACCAACCACGCGCCGCGGCGCAATCGCAAGCTGCTGCTGCACCGCAGCCAGATCGACACGCTGGTGGGCAAGATCCGCGACGGCAATCTGACCCTGGTGCCGTTGTCGTTGTATTTCTCCGACGGCAAGGTGAAGGTCGAGTTGGCGCTGGCGCGCGGTAAGCAGGCGCACGACAAGCGGCAGGATCTGGCCAAGCGGGACGCGCAGCGTGAGGTGATCCGGGAGTTGGGCCGCCGGGCCAAGGGCAAGCTCTGATCGGGATCCTGCTCGCGCTGGCATCGGCAATCGGTTACGGCGTCAGCGATTTCGTCGGCGGTATCGCGGCGCGACGGGTGGCCGCACTGCGCGTGGTGTTGGTGTCCTATCCGCTGGCGATGGTGCTGCTCGGGATTCTGGCGCTGATCTTCGGTGGCACGGTGTCGACGCCGGCGGTGGTCTGGGGCCTGCTGTGCGGGGTGAGCCAGGCCTTCGGTGTGTGGTGGTTCTACGCCGCGCTGGGTGCCGGCCCGATCTCGGTGGTGTCGCCGCTGACCTCGGTGTTGGTGGCCGCGGTACCCGTCAGTGTGGGACTGGCGATGGGGGAGCGGCCCGGCGTGATCGCGGGGGTGGGCACCGTGCTGGCGCTGATCGCGGTCGTGCTGGTCAGCCGGCAGGCCACCGATGAGGACGTGCGCCCGCACAGGTTCACCGCAACCGTGGCATGGCTGACCGTCGGCTCGGGTCTGGCGTTCGGCCTGAATTTCGTCCTGCTGCACCAAGCTCCGGCCGATGCTCACCTGTGGCCGCTGTTCTTCGCGCGGGTGTCGGCGACGGCGATCGTGCTCGCGGTGGCCGCATTCAGCGGCCATTTCCATGCGCCACGGGGATTTCCGCTGAAGATGGCGATATTGGCCGCGTTGTTGGACACCGTC from the Mycolicibacterium crocinum genome contains:
- a CDS encoding TetR/AcrR family transcriptional regulator gives rise to the protein MATSRERILDAYADALAVDGERHATLDAVAARAGVSKGGLLYHFPSKDQLAEALCERLIALAADDVDKMRNAADGPARHYIRTSHYANTPLDRTLVAVARLQQAGDPRARAAIEQISDQWLSVLTEALGDRDVARTVKLIGDGLYHHAMSNALGGQPRTELDEGLLAVIDRLIDQCMDAPRA
- a CDS encoding FAD-dependent oxidoreductase; translation: MRPYFVAIVGAGPSGYFAAASLLKFADSSVAAGGPDVHVDMLEMLPTPFGLVRSGVAPDHPKIKTISAQFEKTSLDERFRFFGNIRVGEHVQAQELAQKYDAVVYAIGAQSDRPLGIPGEELEGSVAAVDFVGWYNAHPHFEDMAPDLSTGRAIVVGNGNVALDVARILVSDPRELAKSDIADHALDLLHAKGVEEVVVIGRRGPLQATFTTLELRELGDLEAMADVDVIVDPADFESITDEQLEAAGKTVKLNIKVLRGYADTQPRGAKRRIVFRFQTSPIEIKGDGRVESVVLGRNELVDEGGRIVAKDTGVREELPAQLVVRAVGYRGIPTPGLPFDDRSGTIPHTDGRVDGSANEYVVGWIKRGPSGVIGSNKKDSADTVATLLADLDGRELGDFGDDHGETLVEWLLSRQPKLITDDHWKLIDAHERGAGEPHGRPRVKLTSVAELLRIGHG
- a CDS encoding EamA family transporter, which codes for MIGILLALASAIGYGVSDFVGGIAARRVAALRVVLVSYPLAMVLLGILALIFGGTVSTPAVVWGLLCGVSQAFGVWWFYAALGAGPISVVSPLTSVLVAAVPVSVGLAMGERPGVIAGVGTVLALIAVVLVSRQATDEDVRPHRFTATVAWLTVGSGLAFGLNFVLLHQAPADAHLWPLFFARVSATAIVLAVAAFSGHFHAPRGFPLKMAILAALLDTVSNVATLLALQASLLSLASVLMSLYPAATVLLAIVVLRERVTRWQVLGMVMALVAVGMISVR
- a CDS encoding cytochrome P450, producing the protein MTITIDAPRMPNVFDAGLPTVDYDNETDPYRALAMLRRARRQAPIALGPHGPEFLAYDIVHEASRDRRFVVPQGMFLASQGITSGPLWDRVVATIINMDGDEHHRLRRLVCKAFTPRATERLRTTVTEVINGLIDTCTADGRCDVVSDIARHYPIPIICALLGVPGGDWEHFARWTDEFFKAFSWNVAENEPSILAAWEELDDYVDAMVAERRHELTDDLVSDLIRAEDEGDRLTIEELRMLVAGLLMAGTDTTRNQLAASVSVLCEHPDQWALLARQPDLAARAVEETMRHSPIVFGTLRTVVEDVEVAGYRVPAGTLVILNSAAANRDSGVCEDPDRLDITRTAALPMQTFGGGVHYCLGANLARLELTEALTVMARRMPNIRRTGPAPWKPLSGLSGPATLPVAFDPGY
- the hisN gene encoding histidinol-phosphatase; its protein translation is MSGHDVRADLSVALQLADRADAITLDRFGALDLRVDTKPDLTPVTDADEAVEADLREVLSRERPDDAVLGEEYGGTAEFQGRQWVIDPIDGTKNFVRGVPVWASLIALLDDGIPIVGAVSAPALNRRWWAGRGLGAFATTGDGPARTLSVSGVADLGSASLSFSSLSGWADLGRREQFLALTDDVWRVRAYGDFFSYCLVAEGAVDIAAEPEVKLWDLAPLDILIREAGGTFTNLDGAPGPHGGHAVATNGLLHDATLARLAGG
- a CDS encoding mechanosensitive ion channel family protein, which encodes MTTTSTYLAFGLADHWSNFWHGQYGVWIVTRGVRIALLLIGGLLGARFINWLSRRITRRIDAQYQQTDQIVRTESAKHQQAVASVVSWVSIALLFVMVVVEIGDVLSIPVSSLAAPAAVLGAALGFGAQNLVKDMLAGFFIITERQYGFGDLVQLSMVGAPKDSLGTVEEVTLRVTKLRTPEGEMYTVPNGNIVRSLNLSKDWARAVVDVPVPTSADLNRVNDVLHTVCNDAMLDEDLRKLLLDKPALMGVESLEVDSVNLRMVARTLPGKQFDVGRRLRVMVIAALAQAGITTPAEKTPTLGAMTPSGTSDDVARSQDKAQ
- the ftsE gene encoding cell division ATP-binding protein FtsE; this translates as MITLDHVSKQYKSSARPALDNVSVKIDKGEFVFLIGPSGSGKSTFMRLLLAEETPTSGDLQVSKFHVNKLSGRQVPKLRQVIGCVFQDFRLLQQKTVFENVAFALEVIGKKPDTINRVVPEVLEMVGLSGKANRLPAELSGGEQQRVAIARAFVNRPLVLLADEPTGNLDPETSKDIMDLLERINRTGTTVLMATHDHHIVDSMRQRVVELSLGRLVRDEQRGVYGMDR
- the ftsX gene encoding permease-like cell division protein FtsX; amino-acid sequence: MRFGFLVNEVFTGLRRNVTMTVAMILTTAISIGLFGGGLLVVRLADHSRNIYLDRVETQVFLTNDVSANDPTCDADPCKALRAKIEARNDVRSVRFLNRDDAYNDATRKFPQYKDVASKDSFPASFIVKLDNPEQHKDFDAAMVGQPGVLNVLNQKELIDRLFAVLDGLSAAAFAVAVVQAIGAILLIANMVQVAAYTRRTEIGIMRMVGATRWYTQLPFLLEAVLAATIGVVIAIVGLIVVRAAFLENALNQFYQANLIARIDYADILYISPIMFGVGVLMAGLTGYVTLRLYVRR
- the prfB gene encoding peptide chain release factor 2 — its product is MDLDRQSDIAALDTTLTTVERVLDIDGLRAKIEKLEHEAADPNLWNDQSHAQRVTSELSHAQGELRRVEGLRSRLEDLPVLYELAAEEGGDDELAEADAELKSLQADIEQMEVRTLLSGEYDEREAVVTIRSGAGGVDAADWAEMLMRMYIRWAEQHNYGVEVFDTSYAEEAGIKSATFAVHAPYAYGTLSVEQGTHRLVRISPFDNQNRRQTSFADVEVLPVVETTDHIEIPEGDLRVDVYRSSGPGGQSVNTTDSAVRLTHIPTGIVVTCQNEKSQLQNKVSAMRVLQAKLLERKRQEERAELDALKGDGGSSWGNQMRSYVLHPYQMVKDLRTEYEVGNPAAVLDGDIDGFLEAGIRWRNRRDDDD
- a CDS encoding MFS transporter; protein product: MRAYAELIRVPGVVNVTASQLFARLPLGMLSLAILLHVQARTGSFAVAGAVVACTSIGEAIAMPMTSRLLGRIGMVPTLVSAAVVNGICMLALAFVHVPGPVLMGLGFLIGASVPPLLPAVRSLYPQMVPGEGLRALFALDTTAQELIWVIGPVAATFLASAISTAIPLLFSAGVTVVGTAWFLLSARRLKPRIDRSVVAFGRVLINPAVILAMVASLALVASFMALEVGVLALFGNHNLSAGVALGVASLGSLIGGVLFGHRHLGVRGLATSMTVVAAGTAVFGLVDGWALQLTALFASGLGFAPALAALYVMVSREIAEHSAAEAFGWLNSGALVGGAMGTAIGGVVVDSYGSFAVIMVSAALALLAACTPLVARTAGPVGGLSREKVVCEI
- the smpB gene encoding SsrA-binding protein SmpB, with protein sequence MAKNPDKKPERKIVASNRKARHNYSILDTYEAGVVLQGTEVKSLREGHASLADAFATVDDGEIWLRNLHIPEYHHGTWTNHAPRRNRKLLLHRSQIDTLVGKIRDGNLTLVPLSLYFSDGKVKVELALARGKQAHDKRQDLAKRDAQREVIRELGRRAKGKL